The DNA window TCAAGGGCACTTACGGGCCTCTTCCTGGGGTCCCATCTCGGTCCAGATAGTGCCCCCAACCAATGGCAGTGGCATGATACGGGCAGCTGGTCCAGGCCAAGAGATGTAGATGGTGGAGAGCAAGTAGGGAACAGTAATCAAGACCTTACTCCAAATATCCATCGAAGACGTCGAGCTCCGAATCGGCATCATAAAGGCCAGAGCCTGGGTCGGAGAGTACGCCGAGGTCCACCAGCGCCTGGTCCAAGTCCTCGGGCAGGAAGACGAGGCCCACGTTGAGAACGATGTATTCCATGAGGAAGGCGTAGTAGAGTATCAGCACATTGACGAAGAACAGGCCCACGTAGAACA is part of the Meriones unguiculatus strain TT.TT164.6M chromosome 11, Bangor_MerUng_6.1, whole genome shotgun sequence genome and encodes:
- the Dexi gene encoding dexamethasone-induced protein isoform X5, translated to MPGARVAAHLDALGPLVSYVQPPLLPSMFYVGLFFVNVLILYYAFLMEYIVLNVGLVFLPEDLDQALVDLGVLSDPGSGLYDADSELDVFDGYLE